A region of Actinomycetota bacterium DNA encodes the following proteins:
- a CDS encoding ABC transporter permease, which produces MKSAIAFWNILLKDMKNYYLKPPNISWGIIFPFAWMLMFFFRSGKAFQIEEIFPGIVAMSILFGTTSMLAVTITFERRGHSFDRLLLAPISTELLVFSKISGAVVFGIINSFIPILISVLYFKSPVANWYLLFIAVILLSIVSTLLGLSIAVSAKEVFEAQTFSNFFRFPMIFLCGLFIPLESLPIYIRPLSYILPVTYGVDILKYSISKANHLYIWLDIIILIILCVGLFYSSIYNIRKKWIA; this is translated from the coding sequence ATGAAGTCTGCAATTGCATTTTGGAATATTCTCCTTAAAGACATGAAAAATTATTATCTAAAACCACCAAATATTAGCTGGGGAATAATTTTTCCTTTTGCATGGATGCTTATGTTTTTTTTCAGATCAGGAAAAGCTTTTCAAATTGAAGAAATATTCCCAGGAATTGTCGCAATGTCTATTCTTTTTGGAACAACATCAATGCTTGCAGTAACAATTACATTCGAGAGAAGGGGTCACTCATTTGACAGGCTGCTTCTTGCTCCAATATCAACTGAGCTTCTTGTTTTTTCCAAAATAAGCGGAGCAGTTGTCTTTGGAATAATCAACAGCTTTATACCAATACTCATATCTGTTCTATACTTTAAATCTCCTGTTGCAAACTGGTATTTATTATTTATAGCAGTAATTCTTTTATCAATAGTCTCAACACTGCTCGGACTGTCTATTGCAGTTTCTGCAAAGGAGGTTTTTGAGGCACAGACATTCTCTAATTTTTTCAGGTTTCCTATGATATTTCTATGTGGATTGTTTATCCCGCTTGAATCACTGCCAATTTATATTCGGCCTTTGTCATATATTTTACCGGTAACTTACGGGGTTGATATTTTAAAATATTCGATATCAAAGGCAAATCATTTATATATTTGGCTTGACATAATTATCCTTATAATACTCTGTGTTGGGTTATTTTACTCCAGTATTTATAATATCAGGAAAAAATGGATTGCTTAA
- a CDS encoding helix-turn-helix transcriptional regulator, whose translation MTENINKTADFFKALSDPTRIKILKLLLSGKNLCVGMIALQLNITQSAVSQQLKILKATGMVEGTKAGFNMHYRVKEDVFKKYGINISKIL comes from the coding sequence ATGACTGAAAACATAAATAAAACTGCAGATTTCTTCAAAGCTCTTAGTGATCCTACACGTATTAAAATTTTAAAACTACTTCTCTCGGGCAAAAATTTGTGTGTTGGAATGATAGCACTTCAGCTGAATATAACTCAATCTGCTGTTTCCCAACAACTTAAGATTTTAAAAGCAACCGGTATGGTTGAAGGAACGAAAGCAGGATTTAATATGCATTACAGAGTCAAAGAAGATGTCTTTAAAAAATATGGGATTAATATTTCAAAAATATTATAG
- a CDS encoding 2-oxo acid dehydrogenase subunit E2, with the protein MFEVIMPKIGVLMETGQIEKWLKKEGDKVEVGDILLEIMTDKVSMEVEASNAGILRKIVRQEGEDVPVLEVIAYIGEADEEIPVAPAAASAPADVKESPGAAAVKEEAAKQSVQTGSSDAPQTQVKISPLARRLAEEKGVDLSTVKGTGPGGRIVKEDIIAAAENKPAAKEDKPVQPTTAAPGQINIKSSTPLKGMRKVIAERMVQSKATMPHIILTSVACVDNMIALRERLKDKARSLNADLTITDLIVKIAANTLREFININSSLQNDNVLVYDDINVGLAVALEDGLIVPTIFNTDKLGLLDIARKRKELVEKAKQSKLSLEEISNGTFTISNLGMFGVKNFTAVINPPQAAILTVGTIYKQLALENDDIVEKSYMDFCLAVDHRIIDGADAAKYLQRFVELAENPELLVF; encoded by the coding sequence ATGTTTGAAGTAATTATGCCTAAAATCGGGGTACTGATGGAAACAGGCCAGATAGAGAAATGGTTAAAAAAAGAAGGAGATAAAGTAGAAGTAGGAGATATTCTCCTTGAGATAATGACAGACAAGGTTTCCATGGAAGTAGAAGCATCAAATGCTGGTATATTAAGGAAAATTGTAAGACAGGAAGGAGAAGATGTTCCTGTGCTTGAAGTTATTGCATATATAGGAGAAGCAGATGAAGAAATTCCTGTAGCGCCGGCAGCAGCAAGCGCCCCTGCAGATGTAAAAGAGTCCCCGGGTGCAGCAGCTGTAAAAGAAGAAGCTGCAAAACAGTCAGTACAGACCGGCAGCAGCGATGCGCCGCAGACACAGGTAAAAATAAGTCCTCTTGCCAGAAGACTTGCTGAAGAAAAAGGTGTTGACCTGTCAACTGTCAAAGGTACAGGCCCGGGCGGAAGAATAGTAAAAGAAGATATTATTGCTGCAGCTGAAAACAAACCGGCAGCGAAGGAAGACAAACCTGTTCAGCCTACCACAGCTGCTCCTGGTCAGATAAATATCAAAAGCAGTACACCTTTAAAGGGAATGCGAAAGGTTATTGCAGAGAGAATGGTGCAATCCAAAGCAACAATGCCTCATATCATCCTTACATCTGTTGCATGTGTTGATAATATGATTGCTTTAAGGGAAAGACTGAAAGATAAAGCCAGAAGTCTGAATGCCGACCTGACAATAACAGATTTAATAGTTAAAATTGCAGCTAATACTCTGAGAGAATTTATCAATATAAATTCATCTTTACAGAATGACAATGTGTTAGTTTATGATGATATCAATGTAGGCCTGGCTGTTGCTCTTGAAGACGGCCTTATTGTGCCCACAATTTTCAATACTGACAAACTGGGTCTTCTGGACATAGCAAGAAAGAGAAAAGAACTTGTTGAGAAAGCAAAACAATCCAAACTATCTCTTGAAGAAATAAGCAATGGTACTTTTACAATAAGTAATCTTGGCATGTTTGGTGTAAAAAATTTCACAGCGGTAATAAATCCTCCACAGGCAGCAATACTTACAGTGGGAACTATTTACAAACAGCTTGCCCTGGAAAATGATGACATTGTTGAAAAATCATATATGGATTTCTGTCTTGCAGTTGACCACAGAATAATTGATGGCGCAGATGCTGCAAAATATTTACAGAGATTTGTTGAACTTGCTGAAAATCCGGAGTTACTTGTATTTTAA
- a CDS encoding transaldolase, whose protein sequence is MQDYKKCAIERLSATSDNMEVWWDSSPLIYKSWAEKMVNAEDDSYKSTLKAQLDALFNADNPENTVFDGVTTNPRLTSNVLNLISDEVNPTVDKLIKDNPARTTNEIAWEVYKAITEQGTKLYMPLFEKSGYKKGYVSAQVDPNLITNTREMLRQALELKKLGDNIMIKCPGSKEGIFAIQILTSLGIPTNSTLVFNVPQAIAVAKAVKAGLELGKSKGVDYKKWRSVITIMLARFEDREQFAESAKSVGIELTAELKRWSGIAIAKKALALLNDPANGYSSKLLLCSSRVGPTPDVVYHIEKIAGANMVFTINPEMIADFNKLYREKDVTNTWQEPVPKDIMDKLLKIPYFIEGYDENGIKDDDFVDQPSFQYTANEFLGSMKFIEDYVEGRKKLNVK, encoded by the coding sequence ATGCAAGATTATAAAAAATGCGCCATAGAAAGGTTATCAGCTACTTCTGATAATATGGAAGTATGGTGGGATTCATCACCGCTTATCTATAAATCATGGGCGGAAAAAATGGTTAATGCTGAAGATGACAGCTATAAAAGCACTTTAAAAGCACAACTTGATGCATTATTTAATGCCGATAATCCTGAAAACACAGTGTTTGATGGTGTTACAACTAATCCAAGACTTACGAGCAATGTACTTAATCTTATATCCGATGAAGTAAATCCTACAGTAGACAAGCTTATAAAGGATAATCCTGCCAGAACAACAAATGAAATTGCATGGGAAGTGTACAAGGCAATAACAGAGCAGGGAACAAAACTGTACATGCCGCTTTTTGAAAAATCCGGTTACAAAAAAGGATATGTAAGCGCCCAGGTTGATCCGAATCTTATAACAAATACTCGTGAGATGCTCCGACAGGCTCTTGAACTTAAAAAACTTGGCGACAATATCATGATAAAATGTCCTGGTTCAAAGGAAGGTATATTTGCCATACAGATACTGACATCGCTTGGAATACCTACAAACTCAACGCTTGTGTTTAATGTTCCTCAGGCAATAGCTGTTGCAAAAGCAGTTAAGGCAGGTCTTGAGCTTGGTAAAAGCAAAGGTGTGGATTACAAAAAATGGCGTTCAGTTATTACCATAATGCTTGCAAGATTTGAAGACAGGGAACAGTTTGCGGAAAGCGCAAAATCTGTAGGCATTGAACTTACTGCTGAACTGAAAAGATGGTCAGGAATAGCAATAGCCAAAAAAGCTCTTGCGCTTTTAAATGACCCTGCAAACGGCTACAGCTCAAAACTTCTTCTTTGTTCAAGCAGAGTTGGTCCTACACCTGATGTTGTTTATCATATTGAAAAGATAGCCGGTGCAAATATGGTATTTACCATTAATCCTGAAATGATTGCGGATTTCAATAAACTTTACCGGGAAAAAGATGTAACGAATACATGGCAGGAGCCGGTTCCCAAGGATATAATGGACAAGCTTCTAAAGATTCCTTATTTTATTGAAGGTTATGATGAGAACGGAATCAAAGATGATGATTTTGTAGACCAGCCTTCTTTCCAGTACACAGCCAATGAATTTCTTGGTTCAATGAAATTCATTGAAGATTATGTAGAAGGCAGAAAGAAGCTTAACGTTAAGTAA
- a CDS encoding ATP-binding cassette domain-containing protein, which translates to MESIFKVRNLTKKYGNLTAVDSIEFSINKGEIFGFLGPNAAGKTTTINMLIGMAKVTSGRIFYRDNDTTDKIKKFQALIGVVPDESNLYEELTGFENLCFCASLYGINRVHREVKARQLLEIFKLSDAAHKRFKAYSKGMKRKLTIAASLVHEPEILFLDEPTTGIDVASSRQIRSLIKKLNDDGMTVFLTTHYIEEAERLCDRIAFINKGKIIKMDTVKKFIDDISQSNIIEVLFEPNPIDKNVLLEKINLNFPELECSFKDENTIKIISQIKINVSSIVSFLSSNGIYILEAKLLRPTLEDAFVKLTGIEIDTMKKEKEKK; encoded by the coding sequence ATGGAGTCAATTTTCAAAGTAAGAAATCTGACAAAAAAATATGGTAACCTGACTGCAGTTGACAGTATTGAATTTAGCATTAACAAAGGTGAGATATTTGGTTTTCTGGGTCCTAACGCTGCAGGTAAAACAACAACAATAAATATGCTTATTGGTATGGCTAAAGTAACAAGCGGCAGGATATTTTACAGGGACAACGACACAACAGATAAAATCAAGAAATTTCAAGCGCTTATTGGTGTTGTCCCGGATGAGAGCAATCTTTATGAGGAACTTACAGGTTTTGAGAACCTTTGCTTTTGTGCTTCGCTTTATGGGATAAATAGGGTCCATAGAGAAGTTAAAGCCAGACAACTGCTTGAAATATTCAAGCTATCTGATGCGGCACATAAAAGATTTAAAGCTTACTCCAAAGGTATGAAAAGAAAGCTTACGATTGCAGCATCTCTGGTTCACGAGCCTGAGATATTATTCCTTGATGAACCCACAACAGGAATTGATGTTGCAAGCTCAAGGCAGATAAGAAGTCTTATTAAAAAATTAAATGATGATGGAATGACTGTTTTTTTAACAACCCATTATATAGAAGAAGCAGAAAGGCTCTGCGACAGGATTGCCTTTATAAATAAGGGAAAGATAATAAAAATGGACACAGTGAAAAAGTTTATTGATGACATAAGCCAGTCAAATATTATTGAGGTCCTTTTTGAGCCGAATCCAATTGACAAAAATGTCTTGCTTGAAAAAATAAATCTTAATTTTCCTGAACTTGAATGTAGTTTTAAAGATGAAAATACAATTAAAATTATAAGCCAGATCAAAATAAATGTTTCTTCTATTGTTTCTTTTTTATCATCAAATGGCATTTATATCCTTGAGGCTAAGCTTTTAAGACCGACTCTTGAAGATGCCTTTGTTAAACTTACTGGGATTGAAATAGATACTATGAAAAAGGAGAAAGAGAAAAAATGA